From Paenibacillus sp. PK3_47, the proteins below share one genomic window:
- a CDS encoding response regulator transcription factor, which yields MERIRVMLVEDDPFWQQNISADLSEEPDIEVVAVAGTKEEAVEAAFRYPLDIILMDINLTGNNLDGLEAAKEILSRLYEQGVKVIMLTSLTEKEIIMKSFQYGALNYITKLSYKDIVRAIREAHEDRSTIHADAARVMRSEIQLMELSPMEREVFDLRKEGLSKQQISDKLHKSTNTIKSQLKSIKNKLTYFKSD from the coding sequence ATGGAGCGTATTCGTGTCATGTTAGTGGAGGATGATCCCTTTTGGCAGCAGAACATAAGCGCTGACTTGTCCGAGGAGCCGGATATTGAGGTTGTAGCTGTTGCCGGCACGAAAGAAGAGGCGGTTGAGGCGGCGTTCCGGTATCCTTTGGATATCATTCTGATGGACATTAATCTGACCGGTAACAATCTCGATGGTCTGGAAGCCGCCAAAGAGATATTGTCCAGGCTTTATGAACAGGGGGTTAAAGTAATCATGCTGACCTCACTGACCGAAAAGGAGATCATTATGAAATCATTCCAATACGGTGCGCTCAATTACATTACCAAGCTGAGTTATAAAGATATCGTACGGGCAATCCGGGAAGCGCATGAGGACCGTTCAACGATTCACGCGGATGCCGCACGGGTGATGCGCAGTGAAATTCAGCTGATGGAGCTGTCGCCTATGGAGCGGGAGGTGTTCGATTTGAGAAAAGAAGGCCTCAGCAAGCAGCAGATTTCCGATAAGCTTCATAAATCAACAAATACCATTAAATCCCAGCTAAAGAGCATCAAGAATAAACTCACTTATTTTAAAAGCGACTGA
- a CDS encoding cytochrome P450 encodes MKAAQEKKYAPHGPKGSWLSGNLMEYRKDPAGFLTELQKDYGGVAQIRFGPQKMYVIYDPDLLKEVLLTKQEHFIKLKAFKEARLFVGDGVATSTGAKHKRVRKLIQPHFTRAHIQSYAEQMVQTVRKELNQWMPGERRILTEDISNITFAVIAKTLFSLEGGGYTESIREPYELINRMCSERMRSLFPVPLFIPTAQNRAYVTALHELDQAVYTILQQRKKNPGQGEGDLLSVLLSAKDENGAGMTDQELRDELMIMFIAGHETSANVLSWAFSYILQQPEVEEKLYEEWERVLGGSDPTDVTYMQLTYTQNVLREAMRLRSPTFFTGRSATAEVEIGHLTVKKGQSILFSPYAMHQNPEYFPDPLSFIPERFENDLLKRIPQFAYIPFGGGPRGCIGNHFAMMEMVFAMCMIGQRYRLKLAPAHPPIEMEPLMTLRPKHGIQVIVNSR; translated from the coding sequence ATGAAAGCTGCGCAAGAAAAAAAGTATGCTCCACACGGACCCAAGGGTTCCTGGCTGAGCGGGAATTTAATGGAATACCGGAAGGATCCTGCGGGATTTCTGACAGAGCTGCAAAAAGACTACGGAGGGGTGGCACAAATACGGTTCGGTCCTCAGAAGATGTACGTTATCTATGATCCGGACCTTCTAAAAGAGGTTCTGCTGACCAAGCAGGAGCATTTTATTAAACTTAAAGCTTTTAAAGAAGCACGCCTGTTTGTCGGTGACGGTGTGGCAACCAGTACAGGAGCTAAACACAAACGGGTCAGAAAGCTGATACAGCCGCATTTTACGAGAGCCCACATTCAGAGTTATGCAGAGCAGATGGTTCAAACGGTACGAAAGGAGCTAAATCAATGGATGCCCGGCGAACGCCGGATCCTGACGGAGGATATCTCGAATATTACCTTTGCAGTCATTGCAAAAACATTGTTCAGCCTGGAGGGGGGCGGATATACCGAATCCATCCGTGAACCCTACGAGCTGATTAACCGGATGTGCTCGGAGCGTATGCGTTCCTTATTTCCGGTTCCCCTGTTCATCCCGACGGCCCAAAACCGGGCTTATGTCACGGCATTGCATGAATTGGACCAAGCCGTCTATACCATTCTTCAGCAGCGGAAAAAGAACCCCGGGCAAGGCGAAGGAGATCTGCTCTCCGTATTACTGTCTGCGAAAGATGAGAACGGCGCGGGTATGACGGACCAGGAGCTGCGTGACGAGCTGATGATTATGTTTATCGCAGGCCATGAAACTTCGGCTAACGTGCTTTCCTGGGCGTTCTCGTATATCCTGCAGCAGCCTGAGGTGGAAGAAAAGCTGTACGAGGAATGGGAACGTGTATTAGGCGGCAGTGATCCTACAGATGTTACTTATATGCAGCTGACCTATACCCAGAATGTACTTAGAGAGGCCATGCGGCTGCGATCACCAACCTTTTTTACCGGGCGGTCGGCCACTGCAGAGGTGGAAATTGGCCATCTTACGGTGAAGAAAGGGCAATCCATTCTGTTCAGCCCTTATGCCATGCACCAGAACCCGGAGTATTTTCCGGATCCGCTATCTTTTATTCCGGAACGCTTTGAGAATGATCTGCTAAAACGAATTCCCCAGTTTGCCTATATTCCTTTTGGAGGCGGCCCGCGGGGATGTATCGGAAATCATTTTGCAATGATGGAAATGGTATTTGCCATGTGTATGATCGGTCAGCGATACCGGCTGAAGCTGGCTCCCGCGCATCCTCCGATTGAAATGGAGCCGCTGATGACACTGCGCCCGAAGCATGGTATTCAGGTTATTGTAAACAGCCGGTGA
- a CDS encoding helix-turn-helix transcriptional regulator, protein MDILQDFGIRLKELRLRSSMSQDMLASRSGLDRTYIGSVERGERNVSLKNIEILCNTLDVDISYFFDDERFSVHSAFFKQELARPLEERFSYSLRIEENLLAWRVTGALHPDEVKRICLDLKAACRKLTPGQVKLLIDNSKMMTKGQPIAFLHEVTEIWEELQRWFIPYCEQVIVLCNSKFMQNQMNRLAKRSGIIKVQRTLYAEDKQWLAADEMDLTDLLKRYLEV, encoded by the coding sequence ATGGATATACTACAGGATTTTGGAATCCGGCTGAAAGAATTAAGGCTGCGCTCGAGCATGTCACAGGATATGCTGGCTTCCAGGTCCGGGCTGGACCGGACTTATATAGGCAGCGTGGAGCGCGGGGAACGCAATGTATCGCTTAAAAATATCGAAATTTTGTGCAATACACTGGATGTGGACATCAGCTATTTTTTTGACGATGAACGGTTCTCGGTCCATTCCGCCTTCTTCAAACAGGAGCTGGCAAGACCGCTCGAAGAACGGTTCAGCTACAGCCTGCGGATCGAGGAAAATCTGCTGGCCTGGAGAGTGACCGGGGCCCTGCATCCGGATGAGGTCAAACGAATATGTCTGGATTTAAAAGCGGCCTGCCGTAAGTTAACTCCCGGTCAAGTCAAGCTGCTGATTGATAACAGCAAAATGATGACCAAGGGCCAGCCTATTGCTTTTCTGCACGAGGTTACGGAAATATGGGAAGAGCTTCAGCGCTGGTTCATTCCCTACTGCGAGCAAGTCATCGTTCTTTGCAATTCCAAGTTCATGCAGAACCAGATGAACCGTCTGGCAAAGCGGAGCGGAATTATTAAAGTACAGAGGACGCTGTACGCCGAAGATAAGCAGTGGCTGGCTGCCGATGAGATGGATCTTACAGATCTGCTCAAAAGGTATCTGGAAGTGTAG
- a CDS encoding copper amine oxidase N-terminal domain-containing protein codes for MFGKKILSVCVSSALLLSFAAGGGVIAAETAASQDTLIKKFEFLDKEYDRISLDKAGTPDGIRDGHLSLLIDAGEGTEIKSVTMKGADAQGNEVNRGIWKTWKDSAADTSYLLVAVQDGKTVNSGFVSTLGSFKGVAQLELYASDNNGMKPGDYYFLEIVTDKGTVKSPVTPYAENATSYAPVAIREFSWKDLTSDQTGIAKFGPDGSPDAHFKLKLHFAQKTEVLSVILRGTDKDGKPSGGIWRTNRAGTGWLLGIAQGKTAVTPGFKDDEKEPVGSFRGSADFDLYAGNNGSIKNGEYYVVEVETSYGTVMTSPVKFGDPSSNYVNNAPLGFKTIGLKLDSVQASVDEKNYTLEVAPFKQEGRTMVPIRFIAEALGAKVDWNPKERRVTLTKESTKIELIIDKKEAYVNGVPTPLDSPAIIRKDVTLLPVRFVSENMKMKVFFDEGEIVITDAATQ; via the coding sequence ATGTTTGGTAAAAAAATTCTTTCCGTTTGTGTAAGTTCTGCACTGCTGCTGTCTTTTGCCGCCGGAGGCGGTGTAATTGCGGCAGAGACTGCTGCATCACAGGATACTCTTATCAAGAAATTTGAGTTTCTTGATAAGGAATATGACCGCATCTCACTGGATAAGGCAGGCACGCCTGACGGTATCCGGGACGGCCACCTCAGTCTGCTGATCGATGCCGGTGAAGGAACAGAGATTAAATCGGTCACGATGAAAGGGGCGGACGCGCAAGGAAATGAGGTCAACCGGGGCATCTGGAAGACCTGGAAGGATTCAGCCGCAGATACAAGCTATCTGCTTGTGGCAGTCCAGGACGGAAAAACCGTTAATTCCGGGTTCGTATCTACGCTGGGCTCTTTTAAAGGAGTAGCACAACTGGAATTATACGCTTCGGATAACAACGGAATGAAGCCGGGAGATTATTACTTTCTTGAGATTGTCACGGATAAAGGTACTGTAAAGTCTCCTGTTACTCCGTATGCAGAGAATGCAACTTCCTATGCACCTGTAGCGATCCGGGAATTCAGCTGGAAGGACCTCACTTCTGATCAGACGGGTATCGCCAAGTTCGGTCCTGACGGCAGCCCCGATGCCCATTTTAAGCTGAAGCTTCATTTTGCACAGAAAACAGAGGTGTTATCAGTCATCCTGCGCGGCACCGACAAAGACGGTAAACCAAGCGGAGGGATCTGGAGAACGAACAGAGCCGGCACCGGCTGGCTGCTCGGAATTGCCCAAGGCAAAACAGCAGTGACACCAGGCTTCAAGGATGATGAAAAAGAGCCTGTAGGGTCTTTTAGAGGAAGCGCGGATTTTGATCTATATGCCGGCAATAACGGTTCCATTAAAAACGGTGAGTACTATGTGGTAGAGGTAGAAACCAGCTACGGAACAGTTATGACGAGTCCGGTAAAGTTCGGTGACCCGTCCTCCAATTATGTGAACAATGCTCCACTGGGCTTTAAAACGATCGGACTCAAACTGGATTCGGTGCAGGCCAGCGTGGATGAAAAGAATTACACCCTGGAGGTCGCTCCGTTCAAGCAGGAAGGACGTACAATGGTCCCGATCCGCTTCATCGCAGAAGCACTTGGGGCAAAGGTGGACTGGAACCCTAAGGAAAGACGGGTCACTCTGACGAAGGAATCGACCAAGATTGAGCTGATTATCGACAAGAAAGAAGCCTATGTCAATGGAGTCCCTACACCGCTGGATTCACCCGCCATTATCCGGAAGGATGTTACGCTGCTTCCCGTCCGGTTTGTCAGCGAGAATATGAAAATGAAGGTGTTTTTTGATGAAGGGGAGATCGTCATTACCGATGCAGCAACACAATAA